The Linepithema humile isolate Giens D197 chromosome 2, Lhum_UNIL_v1.0, whole genome shotgun sequence genome has a segment encoding these proteins:
- the LOC136997857 gene encoding E3 SUMO-protein ligase ZBED1-like: MNNSDIDDPSTVQSTSSETRQSRIQTQVEAASSTTTLNQLTASVQLARLKSCDNYLVQPQIDKSIDKIKSFEIGGKKEAQLIDAIAFMITKDNLPLSIVDKEGFTYFCKIACPLFKLPGRKQITNVIESKYEILSTIIKQRISVAVNITITADVWTETMNTVSFLDLSVHFLYNEELDSVTIGVFKLNKRHTSEYLSAKIKMICDDFFKIHAVVTDNAVNIIGAVRDLFGKNKQLPCFAHTVNLVPAKLCEKVPDLKEIIDKVKAIVTFFKHSVVAVDEFRNAQNLNASNSPLKLIQEVPTRWSSLFYMLERVVLLSNPVSSVILKLKNSPPMLSGFELATLQEILKLLKSFEIITKEIFGQKFVTCSKIIPMIHCLRNQLTELKPESDAGKKLKNYFLCEIENRFQSIEKQNLLAIATILDLRFKKIHFQDALACSSAVRKVIGCIQRTHQLSNVTRFSAE, encoded by the exons ATGAACAATTCTGATATCGATGACCCTTCGACTGTACAAAGTACCAGCAGCGAAACAAGACAGTCAAGAATTCAAACACAGGTTGAAGCAGCATCATCTACAACAACACTTAATCAATTGACTGCATCGGTACAACTGGCGCGATTAAAGTCTTGCGATAATTACTTGGTGCAACCACAAATTGATAAATCcatcgataaaataaagtcTTTTGAGATCGGAGGAAAAAAGGAAGCGCAGCTTATCGATGCAATTGCTTTTATGATCACAAAGGATAATTTGCCGTTAAGTATCGTTGATAAGGAaggttttacatatttttgtaagatTGCGTGTCCCCTTTTTAAGTTGCCTGGCCGTAAacaaattacaaatgtaattGAATCTAAATATGAGATTTTATCcacaataattaaacaaagaatttCTGTTGCtgttaatataacaattactGCGGACGTTTGGACAGAAACAATGAATACAGTCagttttttagatttatccgtacattttctttataatgaGGAACTTGATTCTGTTACGATCGgggtttttaaattaaataaacgtcACACTTCAGAATATTTatcagcaaaaataaaaatgatatgtgATGAT TTCTTCAAAATTCACGCTGTCGTTACAGATAATGCTGTTAATATAATTGGAGCTGTTAGagatttatttggaaaaaataaacaattacctTGCTTTGCTCACACCGTGAATCTTGTTCCtgcaaaattatgtgaaaaagtacctgatttaaaagaaataattgataaggTTAAGGCTatagttacattttttaaacatagtGTAGTAGCAGTCGATGAATTTCGTAACGCGCAAAATTTAAACGCATCTAATTCTCCACTAAAATTAATCCAAGAAGTGCCTACGCGATGGTCGTCACTATTTTACATGCTCGAAAGGGTTGTTCTGTTAAGTAATCCTGTAAGTtcagtaattttaaaattaaaaaattccccGCCGATGCTATCCGGTTTTGAACTTGCTACTCttcaagaaattttgaaattgttaaaatcatttgagattataacaaaagaaattttcgGTCAGAAATTTGTCACATGCAGCAAAATAATTCCGATGATTCATTGCTTACGGAATCAGTTAACAGAATTAAAACCAGAATCCGATGCTggtaaaaaacttaaaaattattttttatgcgaaattgaaaacaGGTTCCAATCGATTGAAAAACAAAACCTTTTAGCAATTGCAACTATACTTGATCTaaggtttaaaaaaattcatttccaGGATGCATTAGCATGTAGTTCAGCTGTGCGCAAAGTCATTGGCTGCATTCAGCGGACTCATCAGTTGAGCAACGTTACTAGATTTTCCGCTGAATGA